A window of the Palaeococcus ferrophilus DSM 13482 genome harbors these coding sequences:
- a CDS encoding AIR synthase family protein — protein MLPLGKLRSDVLNEILERLEINDGKVVIGPREGFDSAVLEYDEEHYLVVATDPVLGVPEEHFGFFTYHFASSDVSVFGTRPRWLVVDILLPEGSRREELAAIMGELNAECAKYGTSVVGGHTGVYRTLRAPTATTTAMGIVRREELRLPVAKPGDEIVITKGVGIEFAVGAAWFDAEGLKKHLSPGEIAQLREMYRLETVVSDALVAAPFVRGMHDATEGGLTALHEIADNSNLGFEVDMGKVYIPPLVDRALGAYGVNPLTVSSTGTLIAIVPPSKAEVLVRALGERGIPAFRIGRFTEDKGRLLKNGEGWEEFPRFEGDAYAGLY, from the coding sequence GTGCTGCCCCTCGGCAAGCTAAGGAGCGATGTTCTCAATGAAATCCTAGAGAGGCTTGAAATAAATGATGGAAAAGTTGTAATCGGCCCCAGGGAGGGCTTTGACTCGGCCGTTCTGGAGTACGACGAGGAGCACTACCTCGTGGTAGCTACTGATCCCGTTCTCGGAGTCCCGGAGGAGCACTTCGGTTTTTTCACATACCACTTCGCCTCGAGCGACGTTTCCGTCTTCGGGACCAGGCCGAGGTGGCTCGTCGTGGACATACTCCTCCCGGAGGGAAGTAGGAGGGAGGAACTGGCGGCGATAATGGGGGAGCTCAATGCCGAATGTGCGAAATACGGAACCTCAGTAGTCGGCGGCCACACAGGTGTCTACAGGACCCTAAGGGCTCCCACGGCGACCACCACCGCCATGGGCATCGTTAGGAGGGAGGAGCTGAGGCTCCCCGTAGCGAAGCCCGGGGACGAGATAGTGATAACGAAGGGCGTAGGCATAGAGTTTGCCGTCGGGGCGGCATGGTTCGACGCGGAGGGGCTCAAAAAGCACTTAAGCCCCGGAGAAATCGCCCAGCTGAGGGAGATGTACAGGCTTGAAACCGTCGTGTCCGATGCGCTCGTGGCGGCTCCCTTCGTGAGGGGGATGCACGACGCGACGGAAGGGGGCTTAACGGCGCTTCACGAGATAGCGGACAACTCAAACCTGGGCTTCGAGGTGGATATGGGGAAGGTTTACATCCCCCCGCTCGTGGACAGGGCTCTCGGGGCCTACGGCGTGAACCCCCTAACGGTCTCATCAACAGGGACGCTCATAGCGATAGTGCCCCCCTCAAAGGCGGAAGTGCTTGTGAGGGCCCTCGGGGAGAGGGGAATCCCCGCCTTCAGAATAGGTCGCTTCACGGAGGACAAGGGGAGGCTTTTGAAGAATGGTGAAGGGTGGGAGGAGTTCCCCCGTTTTGAGGGCGATGCGTACGCCGGGCTGTACTGA
- a CDS encoding TldD/PmbA family protein: protein MENLIRFGEKFFDELEIAVYRSREVSASVELNEISMASTRSGALTIIRGIKDKRLGLALIDSDDPDKIREAVEQAAKMARLNSPDDRWVSLPEPGKYREKPKPNYELKEASPDVLVEKLVKGIKLAREKDENAIVAGGAGGVSWEERNILNSHGVDVFQEGGAAYMYLELVGMRDNVVTPGIFDFDARRDLNLDVDGVVERATQKVKWAYNVLPSKNEEVPIILGPWAIAGLFSFALLPAFSGERLVKETTPLAGKVGEKIASDVITLYDDPFHPLAIEPVIADGEGVPTRRNVLIENGTFKGFVWDNYWAKVYGTESTGNGKRDIRSGGISIGFHSTVIEKGKRPLEDLIGEIDRGYLVDGLQGAHSSNPDNGNFAVTANPAFLIEDGEVKGASVFLMAGNVYELLKGASEVTKEQTVMPFMATMITPHIKFENVKIAGK, encoded by the coding sequence ATGGAGAACCTCATACGCTTCGGCGAGAAGTTTTTCGACGAGCTTGAGATAGCAGTTTACCGCTCAAGGGAGGTCTCAGCGAGCGTTGAGCTCAACGAGATTTCCATGGCCTCGACGAGAAGCGGGGCTTTGACGATAATCCGCGGAATAAAGGACAAGCGCCTCGGCCTAGCCCTGATAGACAGCGATGATCCTGATAAGATAAGGGAAGCGGTAGAGCAGGCGGCGAAGATGGCGCGCCTGAATTCCCCCGACGATAGGTGGGTCTCCCTGCCCGAGCCGGGCAAGTACAGGGAGAAGCCGAAGCCGAACTACGAGCTCAAGGAGGCCTCGCCCGACGTTCTCGTGGAGAAGCTGGTTAAAGGTATAAAGCTCGCCCGCGAGAAGGATGAAAACGCTATCGTGGCAGGTGGAGCCGGCGGCGTCAGCTGGGAGGAGAGGAACATACTCAACTCCCACGGTGTAGATGTCTTCCAGGAGGGTGGTGCCGCGTACATGTACCTCGAGCTCGTGGGCATGAGGGACAACGTGGTTACGCCGGGAATTTTTGACTTCGATGCCAGAAGGGACCTAAACCTCGACGTTGATGGCGTCGTTGAGAGGGCCACCCAGAAGGTCAAATGGGCTTACAACGTCCTCCCGAGTAAGAACGAGGAGGTTCCGATAATCCTCGGCCCCTGGGCCATAGCAGGCCTCTTCAGCTTCGCCCTGCTTCCTGCATTTAGCGGAGAGAGGCTCGTTAAGGAGACGACGCCACTCGCTGGAAAGGTCGGGGAGAAGATAGCGAGTGATGTTATTACCCTCTACGACGACCCGTTCCACCCGCTGGCCATCGAGCCTGTGATAGCGGACGGTGAGGGGGTGCCAACGAGGAGGAACGTCCTCATCGAAAACGGAACCTTCAAAGGCTTTGTCTGGGACAACTACTGGGCGAAGGTTTACGGAACCGAGAGCACAGGGAACGGTAAACGGGACATAAGGAGCGGCGGAATCAGCATAGGCTTCCACAGCACCGTGATAGAGAAGGGGAAGCGCCCGCTGGAAGACCTCATCGGAGAAATCGATAGGGGCTACCTCGTGGACGGCCTCCAGGGTGCCCACTCGAGCAACCCCGACAACGGAAACTTCGCGGTAACGGCCAACCCGGCTTTCCTCATAGAGGACGGCGAGGTTAAGGGCGCGAGCGTCTTCCTTATGGCGGGCAACGTCTACGAGCTCCTCAAGGGAGCGAGCGAAGTCACCAAGGAGCAGACGGTCATGCCCTTCATGGCCACGATGATAACGCCGCACATAAAGTTCGAGAACGTGAAGATAGCGGGGAAGTGA
- a CDS encoding TldD/PmbA family protein — protein sequence MEALERALGWAEGKLKADYIELRYEDLKKTTLGLKDGVFTSFTGKLNRGIAIRVLADGGWGFASTSDLGSIEEKIEEAYKLAKAAAQTKKEKIQLAEIKPVEDFVRSKMKIKPREVDIEEKVNHLRELERLLKEDEAVKSVQIRYEDGGGKKLLLTNEGMRIEWDYNYLYQGTYVTGKADGKLAMARDSIGAVDYGWELMTEKEPNEKVAERLKRKMWSQLKGVAPKRGEFPIVAGPIVVGIIAHEALGHLAEADLTINSPFKDLIGKQIAPEYVTMSERYVDGGFGNDRYDDEGVPVKDIHIIENGILKEIMLNREYAAKWGMEPNGHARAESYRYPPIIRMRNTIFEPGDHSFEELIEDIKFGYYVVDFRGGQAQLNSAFQVGIQEGYVIRNGEIAEPIRDTSITGVAIEALKKISAVGKDFGLEVGFCGKGQTAFVSSGGPHMRFDGGILIG from the coding sequence ATGGAGGCACTTGAAAGGGCCCTCGGCTGGGCAGAAGGAAAACTGAAGGCGGACTACATAGAGCTCCGCTATGAGGATTTGAAGAAGACAACGCTCGGCCTCAAGGACGGTGTTTTTACGAGCTTCACAGGAAAGCTCAACCGCGGCATAGCCATAAGGGTTCTGGCTGACGGGGGCTGGGGCTTCGCCTCGACGAGCGACCTGGGCAGCATTGAGGAGAAAATTGAGGAGGCCTACAAGCTGGCTAAGGCCGCCGCTCAGACGAAGAAGGAGAAGATTCAGCTGGCCGAGATAAAGCCCGTTGAGGACTTCGTAAGGAGCAAGATGAAGATCAAACCGCGGGAAGTTGATATCGAGGAGAAGGTTAACCACCTACGCGAGCTGGAGAGGCTCCTAAAGGAGGACGAGGCCGTAAAGAGCGTCCAGATAAGATATGAAGACGGCGGCGGTAAAAAGCTCCTTTTGACCAACGAGGGAATGAGGATAGAGTGGGACTACAACTACCTCTACCAGGGAACCTACGTCACCGGAAAGGCCGACGGAAAGCTCGCCATGGCCAGGGACAGTATCGGCGCGGTTGACTATGGCTGGGAGCTGATGACCGAGAAGGAGCCGAACGAAAAAGTAGCCGAGAGGCTCAAGAGAAAGATGTGGAGCCAGCTCAAGGGCGTTGCCCCGAAGCGCGGCGAGTTCCCAATCGTTGCCGGCCCGATAGTCGTAGGAATTATAGCTCACGAGGCCCTTGGCCACCTCGCCGAGGCAGACCTGACGATAAACTCACCCTTCAAGGATCTTATCGGCAAGCAGATAGCACCGGAGTACGTAACGATGAGCGAGCGCTACGTTGACGGCGGCTTTGGAAACGACCGCTATGATGACGAAGGGGTCCCGGTCAAGGACATCCACATCATCGAGAACGGAATCCTCAAGGAGATAATGCTGAACAGGGAGTACGCGGCCAAATGGGGCATGGAGCCGAACGGCCACGCGAGGGCCGAGAGCTACCGCTATCCGCCGATAATCAGAATGAGGAACACCATCTTCGAGCCCGGCGACCACTCCTTCGAGGAGCTCATTGAGGACATCAAGTTCGGTTACTACGTCGTGGACTTCAGGGGAGGACAGGCACAGCTCAACTCAGCCTTCCAGGTTGGAATCCAGGAGGGCTACGTCATCAGGAACGGAGAGATAGCCGAGCCTATAAGGGACACCTCCATCACCGGAGTCGCCATCGAGGCCCTCAAGAAGATAAGCGCGGTAGGCAAGGACTTCGGCCTTGAGGTAGGGTTCTGCGGCAAGGGACAGACGGCCTTCGTCAGCTCGGGCGGCCCGCATATGCGCTTTGATGGAGGAATACTCATTGGATGA
- a CDS encoding cupin domain-containing protein has protein sequence MRAETRNLIDRGTYRKLPLFEGELPEGSYAQIVEVKPNQTVKKHYHREQYELFYIMSGEAKLGIGENEYIARPGDIFLVKPKTVHWVVNESDEPFRLFVVKLNYHGDDSVWLD, from the coding sequence ATGAGGGCCGAAACCAGGAACCTGATTGACCGCGGGACATACCGAAAGCTCCCCCTCTTCGAGGGTGAACTTCCCGAGGGGAGCTACGCCCAGATAGTCGAGGTCAAGCCGAATCAAACCGTTAAAAAGCACTACCACAGAGAGCAGTACGAGCTGTTTTACATAATGAGCGGCGAGGCGAAGCTGGGCATAGGGGAAAACGAATACATAGCAAGGCCGGGCGATATCTTCCTAGTAAAGCCCAAAACCGTCCACTGGGTCGTCAACGAGAGTGACGAACCCTTCAGGCTCTTCGTGGTCAAGCTGAACTATCACGGCGACGATTCCGTGTGGCTTGACTAG
- a CDS encoding PHP domain-containing protein, whose translation MDLHTHTVFSDGIGDVLENVAVAEDRVSLLGISDHLHYLSWTNVNHYLREIARAKEESEITVLAGVEANIMETGTDITDAIAERLDYVIASVHMWFEPGDAWKYLELVKLALRDRNVDVIGHFGNVFPYIGYPSWEELLEVIEVAEEEGKAFEISSRYKVPDLEFVRECVKRGVKLTLGSDAHRPQDVGRIGWSERMFRLAGGKKEDLLFSEFL comes from the coding sequence AACGTGGCGGTGGCAGAGGATAGGGTTAGCCTCCTTGGGATAAGCGACCACCTCCACTACCTCAGCTGGACGAACGTGAACCACTACCTCCGAGAAATCGCGAGGGCAAAGGAGGAGAGCGAGATAACGGTTCTCGCGGGGGTAGAGGCCAACATCATGGAGACGGGCACGGACATAACCGACGCCATTGCGGAGAGGCTCGACTACGTTATAGCGAGCGTCCACATGTGGTTTGAGCCAGGTGATGCCTGGAAATACCTCGAGCTCGTCAAACTCGCCCTCAGGGACAGGAACGTTGACGTGATAGGCCACTTCGGAAACGTCTTCCCCTATATCGGCTACCCTTCATGGGAGGAGCTCCTGGAGGTCATAGAGGTTGCGGAGGAAGAGGGAAAGGCCTTCGAGATAAGCTCCCGCTACAAGGTTCCGGACCTCGAGTTCGTGAGGGAGTGCGTTAAGAGGGGGGTAAAGCTCACGCTGGGGAGCGACGCCCACAGACCCCAGGACGTTGGAAGGATAGGCTGGAGCGAGAGGATGTTCAGGCTCGCGGGAGGAAAAAAGGAGGATCTGCTTTTCTCGGAGTTCCTCTAG